Within Leptospira noumeaensis, the genomic segment TTGGCATACTTGGCAGGTCACGCACACCTGCTACTTTTCCCGTTTCTTGTTTCATATAGGATTGGATGGTAATCTTCATATAGTAGTAGAAGGCGAGACAAGAGTTTGCCACGGCACCAAACAGAAGGATTCGGTTGAATAATAAATCGGATTCCGCGATTTTTTGCAAAAGGAAAAGTTTAGACCAAAATCCAATGAAGGGAGGAAAACCAGCAAAAGATAAAAACACAATGGATAAGGAAACAGCCGTTAAAGGATACTCTCCACTCAAATGGGAGATTCCTTCTACAGTGACTTCATGTTTCCCTTGTTCTAAATAAGAAATGATGGCAAAAGCCACCAAATTCAAAAGGGAATAGGAAAACAGATAATACAATGCTTCAAGGCCCGCCCCAGAGACTATCCCTGCAACAATATAGCCTGCATGGGAAATAGAAGAATAAGCTAACATTCGTTTGAGATTTTCTTGCCTCAAAGCTACAATGTTTCCCCAAGTCATGGAAACAAGTGCAATCACACCCATAAGGATTTTCCATGATTCACCAATTGCCCCAAGTGGGACATGATTGAACAATACAATGATTAAACCAAGAGCCGAAGCCTTTCCAGCGCTGGCCATAAAACCAGTGATTGGTGTTTGCGAACCTTCGTAAACATCTGGTGTCCAAGAATGAAAAGGTACAAGTGCTGCCTTAAAGGAAACACCTACCAAAAATAATCCAAAACCTAATTTAGAAAAATTGGATTCATAACCTTTTAGAAACAGTCCACGAAGGGCACCATCCAGATTTGTGGTTCCCGATCCACCATACAAAAAAGCAATCCCGAGTAACATAAACCCAGAACTAAAAGATCCAAGTAAAAAGTATTTCATAGCACTCTCTA encodes:
- a CDS encoding NADH-quinone oxidoreductase subunit N, which produces MSYTPSANDLIAISPMLILCGVALLSLVVQFFVPKEEDSKLLWVLSILGIFGAMYALYHTTSSPGYGKFFGSQVSLSPLTVWLSAIYLIAGLITLLIAPPFLSQHKTLFPEFFPLLLFCLSGMMFLTSGYDFIVIFVGLEILSLSLYVMIGMARSSVSSLESAMKYFLLGSFSSGFMLLGIAFLYGGSGTTNLDGALRGLFLKGYESNFSKLGFGLFLVGVSFKAALVPFHSWTPDVYEGSQTPITGFMASAGKASALGLIIVLFNHVPLGAIGESWKILMGVIALVSMTWGNIVALRQENLKRMLAYSSISHAGYIVAGIVSGAGLEALYYLFSYSLLNLVAFAIISYLEQGKHEVTVEGISHLSGEYPLTAVSLSIVFLSFAGFPPFIGFWSKLFLLQKIAESDLLFNRILLFGAVANSCLAFYYYMKITIQSYMKQETGKVAGVRDLPSMPTLGFLVFLLCVFFTAGWLFFQPGALL